The Amycolatopsis sp. DG1A-15b genome window below encodes:
- a CDS encoding response regulator translates to MSDPGATVLVVDDEPQIVRALRINLTARGYKVITAHDGTAALKAVAETKPDVVVLDLGLPDLDGTEVIAGMRGWTTVPIIVLSARGDSADKVEALDAGADDYVTKPFGMDELLARLRAAVRRSAVAGADDADAVVDTASFSVDLAAKKVRRHDGVEVHLTKTEWGVLELLVRNRGRLVAQKQLLHEVWGPSYETESHYLRVYLAQLRRKLEREPSRPRHLLTEPGMGYRFEV, encoded by the coding sequence ATGAGCGACCCGGGCGCCACCGTGCTGGTGGTGGACGACGAACCGCAGATCGTGCGGGCCCTGCGGATCAACCTGACCGCCCGCGGCTACAAGGTGATCACCGCGCACGACGGCACGGCTGCTTTGAAAGCGGTCGCCGAGACCAAGCCCGACGTCGTCGTGCTCGACCTCGGCCTGCCCGACCTCGACGGCACCGAGGTGATCGCGGGCATGCGCGGCTGGACGACGGTCCCGATCATCGTGCTCTCGGCGCGCGGCGACTCGGCGGACAAGGTCGAGGCCCTCGACGCGGGCGCCGACGACTACGTGACGAAGCCGTTCGGCATGGACGAGCTGCTGGCTCGGCTGCGCGCGGCGGTCCGCCGCTCGGCGGTGGCGGGCGCGGACGACGCGGACGCGGTGGTGGACACGGCGTCGTTCAGCGTGGACCTGGCGGCGAAGAAGGTCCGCCGCCACGACGGCGTGGAGGTCCACCTGACGAAGACGGAGTGGGGCGTGCTGGAGCTGCTGGTCCGCAACCGCGGCCGGCTGGTGGCGCAGAAGCAGCTCCTGCACGAGGTGTGGGGCCCGTCGTACGAGACGGAGTCCCACTACCTGCGGGTGTACCTGGCCCAGCTGCGGCGCAAGCTGGAACGGGAGCCCTCCCGGCCCCGGCACCTGCTGACCGAACCGGGGATGGGCTACCGCTTCGAGGTCTGA
- the smc gene encoding chromosome segregation protein SMC, producing the protein MHLKSLTLKGFKSFASATTLRFEPGITCVVGPNGSGKSNVLDALRWVMGTQGAKDLRGGKMEDVIFAGTAGRAPLGRAEVTLTIDNADGALPIEYSEVSITRRMFRDGASEYEINGDRCRLMDVQELLSDSGIGREMHVIVGQGQLSAILESKPEERRAFIEEAAGVLKHRKRKEQTLRKLANMQGNLDRLGDLTTELRRQLKPLGKQAEIARKAQSVQSELRDSRLRLLADDLVTQRDALAREEADEKTARQRRAEVEQHLEIVSAEEAELEASLAEDAPLLQTAQETWYKLSALAERLRGTVRLAIERQRHLSADVSTSTGGRDPEELLEEAERVAEQEEELNEAVMEARELLAQTVLRREDLEQRVQAAERAHWAAVRAIADRREGMAKLTGQVEALRSKNGATSDEIDRLSVSLEEAAERAEIAVEELEMAKTEGGVEESDDAGLMDRHDRAVEANNAAKARVEELVKAERAAEREIASEKARVEALSMGLKRKDGAGALLGASHELPGLLGSVAALLTVEPGYEVALAAALGPVADAVAVTGGEDALRALKYLKDTDSGRAGILLGGPESTVDSAAWPSLPEGARWAREVVAAPAQLRPAVEQALDKLALVRDLDAARHLVAVHPDVRAVTAEGDVFGARWAIGGSGKRESVIEVQAAVDEAGERLRLAERSLERYAAELEGARAEQQARREEVSQAKDALGEAKVRKARSSERLNRMQQAARQAQAEVERLSGQRAKVEQSRVQALAQLAELEERLAAVAEQPVEDDPDTAERDAAVEELAVVRQEEMEARLAQRTSEERARSIAGKAEGLRRAAHAEQQARERAERAAAARKRGAGIANAVVNAGELALERIEHSVQRAATERDQVQARRQSREQALTGVRAKVRELTGELEKLTDAVHRDEVLRAEQRLRLETLEAKIAEDFGMGLEDLVREYGPDVPVPPSAGEMAEYEAAKDRGEDVTPPPPMPYDRDTQARRAKRAEKDLSLLGKVNPLALEEFAALEERYKFLSTQLEDLKDTRKDLEAVIKQVDEKILEVFAGAYADVAREFETVFSVLFPGGEGRMVLTEPDDLLATGVDVEARPPGKKVKRLSLLSGGEKSLVAVGMLVAIFRARPSPFYVMDEVEAALDDTNMRRLIGLLEQLRDSSQLIIITHQKPTMEIADALYGVSMQGDGITKVISQRLRTADDEPVAVG; encoded by the coding sequence GTGCACCTGAAAAGCCTGACGCTCAAGGGCTTCAAGTCCTTCGCCTCGGCCACCACGCTGCGCTTCGAACCGGGCATCACCTGCGTGGTCGGGCCGAACGGCTCGGGCAAGTCCAACGTGCTGGACGCGCTGCGCTGGGTCATGGGCACCCAGGGCGCCAAGGACCTGCGCGGCGGCAAGATGGAGGACGTCATCTTCGCCGGCACCGCGGGCCGCGCCCCGCTCGGCCGCGCCGAGGTCACCCTCACCATCGACAACGCCGACGGCGCGCTCCCCATCGAGTACTCCGAGGTCTCGATCACCCGCCGGATGTTCCGCGACGGCGCGAGCGAGTACGAGATCAACGGCGACCGCTGTCGCCTGATGGACGTCCAGGAACTGCTGTCGGACTCCGGCATCGGCCGCGAGATGCACGTCATCGTCGGGCAGGGCCAGCTGTCGGCGATCCTCGAGTCCAAGCCCGAAGAGCGCCGCGCCTTCATCGAAGAGGCCGCCGGCGTCCTCAAGCACCGCAAGCGCAAGGAACAGACCCTGCGCAAGCTGGCCAACATGCAGGGCAACCTCGACCGCCTCGGCGACCTCACCACCGAGCTGCGCCGCCAGCTCAAGCCGCTGGGCAAGCAGGCCGAGATCGCCCGCAAGGCCCAGTCGGTCCAGTCCGAGCTGCGCGACTCCCGCCTGCGCCTGCTCGCCGACGACCTGGTCACCCAGCGCGACGCCCTCGCCCGCGAAGAAGCCGACGAGAAGACCGCCCGCCAGCGCCGCGCCGAGGTCGAGCAGCACCTCGAGATCGTTTCGGCCGAAGAAGCCGAGCTGGAAGCCTCGCTCGCCGAGGACGCGCCGCTGCTGCAGACCGCCCAGGAGACCTGGTACAAGCTGTCCGCGCTGGCCGAGCGCCTCCGCGGCACCGTCCGGCTCGCGATCGAGCGCCAGCGGCACCTGTCGGCCGACGTCTCGACGTCGACCGGCGGCCGCGACCCCGAAGAGCTCCTCGAAGAGGCCGAGCGCGTCGCCGAGCAGGAAGAGGAGCTCAACGAGGCCGTCATGGAGGCCCGCGAGCTGCTCGCCCAGACGGTGTTGCGCCGCGAAGACCTCGAGCAGCGCGTCCAGGCCGCCGAGCGCGCGCACTGGGCCGCCGTCCGCGCCATCGCCGACCGCCGCGAAGGCATGGCCAAGCTCACCGGCCAGGTCGAGGCGCTGCGCAGCAAGAACGGCGCCACCTCCGACGAGATCGACCGCCTCAGCGTCTCCCTCGAAGAGGCCGCCGAGCGCGCCGAGATCGCCGTCGAAGAGCTCGAAATGGCGAAGACCGAGGGTGGCGTCGAGGAGTCCGACGACGCCGGGCTGATGGATCGCCACGACCGCGCGGTCGAAGCCAACAACGCGGCCAAGGCGCGCGTCGAAGAGCTGGTCAAGGCCGAGCGCGCGGCCGAGCGCGAGATCGCGTCGGAGAAGGCGCGCGTCGAGGCGTTGTCCATGGGGCTCAAGCGCAAGGACGGCGCGGGCGCGCTGCTCGGCGCGTCCCACGAACTGCCGGGCCTGCTCGGCTCGGTCGCCGCGTTGCTCACCGTCGAGCCGGGGTATGAGGTCGCGCTGGCCGCGGCCCTCGGCCCGGTGGCCGACGCCGTCGCCGTGACCGGCGGCGAAGACGCGCTGCGCGCGCTGAAGTACTTGAAGGACACCGATTCCGGCCGGGCGGGCATCCTGCTCGGCGGCCCCGAATCCACTGTGGACAGCGCTGCGTGGCCGTCGCTGCCGGAGGGCGCGCGCTGGGCCCGCGAGGTCGTCGCGGCGCCCGCGCAGCTGCGGCCCGCGGTCGAGCAGGCGCTCGACAAGCTGGCCCTGGTCCGTGACCTGGACGCCGCCCGCCACCTGGTGGCGGTGCACCCGGACGTCCGGGCGGTCACCGCCGAGGGCGACGTCTTCGGCGCCCGCTGGGCGATCGGCGGCTCCGGCAAGCGCGAGAGCGTGATCGAGGTCCAGGCCGCCGTCGACGAGGCGGGGGAGCGGCTGCGCCTGGCCGAACGCTCGCTGGAGCGGTACGCGGCCGAGCTGGAAGGCGCTCGCGCCGAGCAGCAGGCGCGTCGTGAAGAGGTTTCCCAGGCCAAGGACGCCCTCGGCGAGGCCAAGGTCCGCAAAGCGCGGTCGTCCGAGCGGCTCAACCGGATGCAGCAGGCCGCCCGGCAGGCGCAGGCCGAGGTCGAGCGGCTGTCCGGGCAGCGCGCGAAGGTCGAGCAGAGCCGCGTCCAGGCCCTCGCCCAGCTCGCCGAGCTGGAGGAGCGGCTCGCCGCCGTCGCCGAGCAGCCCGTCGAAGACGACCCGGACACCGCCGAACGCGACGCCGCCGTCGAAGAGCTGGCCGTCGTGCGGCAGGAGGAGATGGAAGCGCGGCTCGCGCAGCGCACCTCCGAAGAGCGCGCCCGCAGCATCGCGGGCAAGGCCGAAGGCCTCCGCCGGGCCGCGCACGCCGAGCAGCAGGCCCGCGAGCGCGCCGAGCGCGCCGCCGCGGCCCGCAAGCGCGGCGCCGGGATCGCCAACGCCGTCGTCAACGCCGGCGAGCTCGCGCTGGAACGCATCGAGCACTCGGTCCAGCGCGCCGCCACCGAACGCGACCAGGTCCAGGCCCGCCGCCAGAGCCGCGAGCAGGCGCTGACCGGCGTCCGCGCCAAGGTCCGCGAGCTCACCGGCGAGCTGGAGAAGCTGACCGACGCCGTGCACCGCGACGAGGTGCTGCGCGCCGAGCAGCGGCTGCGGCTGGAGACCCTGGAAGCCAAGATCGCCGAGGACTTCGGCATGGGCCTCGAGGACCTCGTCCGCGAGTACGGCCCGGACGTCCCGGTGCCGCCCAGCGCCGGCGAGATGGCCGAGTACGAGGCGGCCAAGGACCGCGGCGAGGACGTCACCCCGCCGCCGCCGATGCCGTACGACCGCGACACCCAGGCCCGCCGCGCCAAGCGCGCCGAAAAGGACCTGTCCCTGCTGGGCAAGGTGAACCCCCTCGCGCTGGAGGAGTTCGCGGCGCTGGAGGAGCGGTACAAGTTCCTCTCGACGCAGCTGGAAGACCTCAAGGACACCCGCAAGGATCTCGAAGCCGTCATCAAGCAGGTCGACGAGAAGATCCTCGAGGTCTTCGCCGGCGCCTACGCGGACGTGGCCCGCGAGTTCGAGACGGTGTTCAGCGTGCTCTTCCCGGGCGGCGAGGGCCGGATGGTCCTCACCGAGCCGGACGACCTGCTGGCCACCGGCGTCGACGTCGAAGCGCGCCCGCCGGGCAAGAAGGTCAAGCGGCTGTCGCTGCTGTCGGGTGGCGAGAAGTCGCTGGTCGCGGTGGGCATGCTGGTCGCGATCTTCCGCGCCCGCCCGTCACCGTTCTACGTCATGGACGAGGTCGAGGCGGCGCTCGACGACACCAACATGCGCCGGCTGATCGGCCTGCTGGAGCAGCTGCGCGACTCGTCGCAGCTGATCATCATCACCCACCAGAAGCCGACGATGGAGATCGCCGACGCCCTCTACGGCGTGAGCATGCAGGGCGACGGCATCACCAAGGTGATCTCGCAGCGCCTGCGCACGGCCGACGACGAGCCGGTCGCGGTCGGCTGA
- a CDS encoding acylphosphatase, which produces MSEEETHTRLTAWVRGRVQGVGFRWWTRSRALELGLVGSASNLADGRVEVIAEGSRDHCQRLLAALRSGESPGSVEHVAERWSDPKGGLGGFVER; this is translated from the coding sequence GTGAGTGAGGAAGAAACCCACACCCGGCTGACGGCGTGGGTGCGCGGCCGGGTCCAGGGCGTCGGTTTCCGCTGGTGGACGCGCAGCCGTGCGCTGGAACTCGGCCTGGTCGGGAGCGCGAGCAACCTGGCCGACGGGCGTGTCGAGGTGATAGCGGAAGGTAGTCGCGACCACTGTCAGCGGCTGTTGGCCGCGTTACGGTCGGGAGAATCACCCGGAAGTGTGGAGCACGTCGCCGAGCGCTGGTCCGACCCGAAAGGGGGACTCGGCGGCTTCGTCGAGCGGTAG
- a CDS encoding DUF4118 domain-containing protein, giving the protein MTTENGKPRRGELRIYLGAAPGVGKTFAMLGEARRRLARGTDVVVGLVETHGRDKTAELLDGLEVLPRRQAGHRGRDFDEMDLDGVLARAPEVAVVDELAHTNVPGSRNAKRWQDVEELLNAGIDVLSTVNVQHLQSLNDVVERITGVTQQETVPDEVVRRAEQLELVDITPEALRRRLAHGNVYPAERIDAALGNYFRPGNLTALRELALLWVADQVDVALQRYRAEQRITDTWEARERVVASITGGPESETLIRRASRIATRAGAELQVVHILRGDGLAGISPVAMARCRKLAEEVGATFHTVVGDDVPAALLDFARGVNATQLVIGTSRRSRVARLFDEGIGASVVRRSGPIDVHMVTHSEAGGRLRTGLTASPLGSSRLVTGWVLAVVLPVLVTLVGVFLPTGLDFATDVIAYVLVTVVVALVGGLGPALLAAVLGAGLLNFFFTPPLYTLNVHTPQNLVTLIAMVVVAVLVALVVDQAARRAAQAARARTEAALLASYARTVLTHANPIERLLAKVRENFALTSVTLLEKQDGVWQCVATAGEHPCADPDEADADIAVTADVHLTLRGRALPAADRRVLEAVAGQAFLALRQQRAAAAAARAERKAEATELRTTLLSAVGHDLRTPLTSIKASIGSLRAADLDLSEEDTAELMEAIELSADRLAGLIDNLLDSSRLATGAVRPHLRPVGYDEVVAHALSNVDGSDDVVVAVDDRLPSVLADPGLLERVVANVLDNALRHGVDESGAAPVSARASAHSGQVELRIVDHGKGLRKGAADSAFAPFQRLGGDRDTTPGVGLGLSVAKGFTEAMGGTIRAEDTPGGGLTVVVSLPAFSVEFEEEGVR; this is encoded by the coding sequence GTGACCACCGAAAACGGCAAGCCGCGCCGAGGGGAACTGAGGATCTACCTCGGCGCGGCTCCGGGCGTCGGCAAGACCTTCGCCATGCTCGGCGAAGCGCGGCGGCGCCTCGCCCGCGGCACCGACGTCGTCGTCGGGCTGGTGGAGACGCACGGCCGCGACAAGACCGCGGAACTCCTGGACGGCCTGGAAGTGCTTCCGCGGCGCCAGGCCGGGCACCGCGGCCGCGACTTCGACGAGATGGACCTCGACGGCGTCCTGGCCCGTGCCCCCGAGGTCGCCGTCGTCGACGAACTGGCGCACACCAACGTGCCCGGTTCGCGCAACGCCAAGCGCTGGCAGGACGTCGAGGAACTGCTGAACGCCGGCATCGACGTGCTCTCCACGGTCAACGTGCAGCACCTGCAGAGCCTCAACGACGTCGTCGAGCGGATCACCGGCGTCACGCAGCAGGAGACCGTGCCGGACGAGGTCGTCCGCCGCGCCGAACAGCTGGAGCTGGTCGACATCACGCCGGAGGCCCTGCGGCGGCGGCTCGCGCACGGCAACGTCTACCCGGCCGAGCGGATCGACGCCGCCCTCGGCAACTACTTCCGGCCCGGCAACCTCACCGCCCTCCGGGAACTGGCGCTGCTCTGGGTGGCCGACCAGGTCGACGTCGCCCTCCAGCGCTACCGCGCCGAGCAGCGGATCACCGACACCTGGGAGGCGCGCGAACGGGTCGTCGCCTCGATCACCGGCGGCCCGGAGAGCGAGACGCTCATCCGCCGGGCCAGCCGGATCGCCACCCGCGCCGGCGCCGAGCTGCAGGTGGTGCACATCCTGCGCGGCGACGGCCTGGCCGGCATCAGCCCGGTCGCGATGGCCCGCTGCCGCAAGCTCGCCGAGGAGGTGGGAGCGACGTTCCACACGGTCGTCGGCGACGACGTCCCGGCCGCTCTGCTGGACTTCGCCCGTGGGGTCAACGCGACCCAGCTGGTCATCGGGACCTCGCGGCGCTCCCGGGTGGCGCGGCTGTTCGACGAGGGCATCGGCGCCTCGGTGGTCCGCCGGTCGGGACCGATCGACGTGCACATGGTCACCCACTCCGAGGCCGGCGGGCGCCTGCGGACCGGGCTGACCGCGAGCCCGCTGGGGTCCTCGCGGCTGGTGACGGGCTGGGTGCTGGCCGTCGTGCTGCCGGTGCTGGTCACCCTGGTCGGCGTCTTCCTGCCCACCGGGCTCGACTTCGCCACCGACGTCATCGCCTACGTCCTGGTCACGGTCGTCGTCGCCCTGGTCGGCGGCCTCGGCCCGGCACTGCTCGCGGCCGTGCTGGGCGCCGGCCTGCTCAACTTCTTCTTCACGCCCCCGCTCTACACGCTCAACGTGCACACCCCGCAGAACCTCGTGACGCTGATCGCGATGGTCGTGGTCGCGGTGCTGGTCGCGCTGGTCGTCGACCAGGCCGCGCGCCGGGCCGCGCAGGCCGCGCGGGCGCGGACCGAAGCCGCGCTGCTGGCGTCCTACGCCCGGACCGTGCTCACCCACGCGAACCCGATCGAGCGGCTGCTGGCGAAGGTCCGCGAGAACTTCGCGCTGACGTCGGTGACGCTGCTGGAGAAGCAGGACGGGGTCTGGCAGTGCGTGGCGACCGCGGGGGAGCACCCGTGCGCCGACCCGGACGAGGCTGATGCCGACATCGCCGTCACTGCCGACGTCCACCTGACCCTGCGCGGCCGGGCGCTGCCGGCGGCCGACCGGCGGGTGCTGGAAGCCGTGGCGGGGCAGGCGTTCCTGGCCCTGCGGCAGCAGCGGGCCGCCGCGGCGGCGGCGCGTGCCGAGCGCAAGGCCGAGGCGACCGAGCTGCGCACGACGTTGCTCTCGGCCGTCGGGCACGACCTGCGGACGCCGCTGACGTCGATCAAGGCCTCGATCGGCAGCCTGCGTGCCGCGGATCTGGATTTGTCCGAAGAGGACACCGCGGAGCTGATGGAGGCCATCGAGCTGTCCGCCGACCGGCTCGCCGGCCTGATCGACAACCTCCTCGACTCCTCGCGGCTGGCCACCGGGGCGGTCCGCCCGCACCTGCGCCCGGTCGGCTACGACGAGGTCGTCGCGCATGCGCTGTCCAATGTGGACGGATCGGACGACGTCGTGGTCGCGGTCGACGACCGGCTGCCGTCGGTGCTGGCCGATCCCGGCCTGCTGGAACGGGTGGTGGCGAACGTGCTGGACAACGCGCTGCGCCACGGTGTCGACGAAAGCGGTGCCGCGCCGGTGTCGGCCCGGGCCAGCGCGCACTCCGGCCAGGTCGAGCTGCGGATCGTCGACCACGGCAAGGGGCTGCGCAAGGGCGCCGCGGACTCGGCGTTCGCGCCGTTCCAGCGGCTCGGCGGCGACCGGGACACGACTCCGGGCGTCGGGCTCGGGCTGTCGGTGGCGAAGGGGTTCACCGAGGCGATGGGCGGCACGATCCGTGCCGAGGACACCCCGGGCGGCGGGCTCACGGTCGTGGTTTCGCTCCCCGCGTTCAGCGTGGAGTTCGAAGAGGAGGGGGTGCGATGA
- a CDS encoding potassium-transporting ATPase subunit C encodes MNTLVKQTWAGLRVLVVMTVLLGILYPLAVWAVARIPGLAGNAEGSIVTQNGRAAGSSLIGVDPVPADPAHDPWFHTRPSAAGPDMPSGASNKGPDNEDLVKAIEQRKALIAAREGVSPDQVPPDAVTASGSGLDPAISVAYAGLQAARVARNTGLPLDRVKQLIEQNRSGAGIGVPGVNVLPLNLAVRAAAGGAH; translated from the coding sequence GTGAACACTCTCGTCAAGCAGACCTGGGCCGGGCTGCGGGTCCTCGTCGTGATGACCGTCCTGCTCGGGATCCTCTACCCCTTGGCGGTGTGGGCCGTCGCGCGCATCCCCGGTCTCGCGGGGAACGCCGAAGGCTCGATCGTCACGCAGAACGGCCGGGCCGCCGGGTCGTCACTGATCGGCGTCGACCCGGTGCCCGCCGACCCGGCGCACGACCCGTGGTTCCACACCCGGCCCTCGGCGGCCGGCCCGGACATGCCGTCGGGTGCGTCCAACAAGGGCCCGGACAACGAAGATCTGGTGAAGGCGATCGAGCAGCGCAAGGCGTTGATCGCCGCACGCGAAGGCGTGTCACCCGATCAGGTGCCGCCGGACGCCGTGACGGCGTCGGGTTCGGGACTGGACCCGGCGATCAGCGTGGCCTACGCCGGCCTCCAGGCCGCGCGCGTGGCGCGCAACACCGGTTTGCCCCTCGACCGGGTGAAGCAGCTGATCGAGCAGAACAGGAGCGGAGCCGGGATCGGCGTCCCCGGCGTGAATGTGCTCCCGCTCAACTTGGCCGTGCGCGCCGCGGCCGGAGGGGCACACTGA